The Streptomyces sp. NBC_00775 genome includes the window CAGCGAGACCACCAGGCGGCTGCGGCCCATCCCGGCCGAGGACCCCGCCGGAAAACCCCCGGCTCCCACACCTACGGTTCCCACACCTCCGTCAGTAACCCCGTCACCAACCCCGAGCGTGGAGCGCCCCTTCGTGTCGTTCGCGCAGCCGGAGACGTACGACGACGGCACGCGCCCGGTCGCCAGGCGGCGCACCCGACCCCGTACGGCCGCAGCTGCGGCCTGTGTCGTCCTCGGGCTCGGGCTCATCGGCGGTGCGGTGACGGGGAGTTGGCTGACCGGTGACGGCGGGGACGGGCCCGGTTCGCGCAGCGCCTACGCGGCGGCCGCGGAGCTCTGGCACAGCGTTCCCGTGGACGAGCTCTTCCCGCCCACCGTGCAGGGCGACGGCGCGGGCCCCGGCGGCGCCGACCGCACCTGGACCCGTATCGCCGTCGCTCCGGACACCGGCTGCAAGGACGCCTTCGACCCGCTGCTGCGCAAGGCCCTCGCCCCGGTCGGCTGCCTGCGGCTGCTGCGCGCCACCTACACGGACGCGACCCGCAGCCATGTCACCACCGTCGGCCTGCTGTTCACCAAGGCGGACGCGGCGGCCATGACCTCCCTGAAGGCTCGCTTCCAGAAAGAGGACCTGGGCAGCCGCACCGACCTGATGCCCCGCCCGTACGCCGTGAAGGGCACCGCCGCCGAGGGCTTCGGCGACGCCCAGCGCGCCTCCTGGACGGTGTCGGTCCTCACCGACGCCCCCGTCGTCGTCTACGCCGTCTCCGGCTTCGCGGACGGCCGCACCGTCACGGCTCCCCAGCCCGCCGCCGACGCCATGAAGGCCGGCGCCACCACGGCCCCGGCCCAGGCGGGTCTCGGCCACGAGGCGCAGGGCCTCGCCGACCGTGTGGAGCGAGGCCTTCGCAAGACCGCCACCTCGGCCACGGAGAAGCCTTCATGACCCGCAAGGCCGGAGCGTCCCGCAGGGCCGGAGTGACCCGCAGGACCGGACTCCTCAGCGTCCTGCTGGCCGCCTCCCTCGCCCTGGTCCCGTCCACGGCCGCCCACGCCGACGGCATACGCGCCCAGCAGTGGGCCCTCGACGCGATGCACACCCAGGAGGCCTGGCGCACGACGAAGGGCAAGGGCATCACCGTCGCCGTCCTCGACACCGGCGTCGACGCCCAGCACCCGGACCTCGCGGGCAACGTCCTCACCGGCAAGGACATGGTCGGCTTCGGAGCCTCCCGCGGCGACCGGTCCTGGGCCCGGCACGGCACCGCCATGGCGGGCATCATCGCCGGTCACGGCCACGGCGCGGGCAACGCCGACGGCGTCATGGGCATCGCCCCCAAGGCCAAGATCCTCCCGGTCCGGGTGATCCTCGAAGACGGCGACTCGGCCCGGACGAAGGCCCGAAACACCCGCGGCAACGCCCTCGCCGAGGGCATCCGCTGGGCCACCGACCACGGCGCCGACGTCATCAACCTCTCCCTCGGCGACGACTCCAAGTCAGCCCACCCCGAACCCGCCGAGGACGAGGCCGTCCAGTACGCCCTGAAGAAGGGCGCCGTCGTCGTCGCCTCGGCCGGCAACGGGGGCGAGAAGGGCGACCACATCTCCTACCCGGCCGCGTACCCGGGCGTGATCGCCGCGACCGCCGTCGACCGGTACGGCACCCGCGCCTCGTTCTCCACCCGCCGCTGGTACGCCACCGTCAGCGCCCCGGGCGTCGACGTCGTCATCGCCGACCCGGACGACCGCTACTACTCGGGCTGGGGCACCAGCGCGGCGTCCGCGTTCGTCTCCGGCGCGGTCGCGCTCGTCAAGGCGGCCCACCCGGGCCTCTCCCCGGCCCAGATCAAACAGCTTCTGGAAGACACCGCCCGCGACGCCCCCTCCGGCGGCCACGACGACTCCCGCGGCTTCGGCTTCGTCGACCCCGCCGCCGCCATCAAGGCCGCCGCCCGCATCAAGCCGGAGGGCCTCGACTCGGCGGCGTACGGCGAGAAGTACTTCGGTACGGGCCCCGACGCCCCCGAGGACGACAACAACTCCGCCGGCTGGGCGGGCCCACTCGCCGGCGGCCTCGGCGCGGTCCTGCTCGCATCGGCGGTGGCGCTGTGGCGGGGCCGCAGATTCTCGGAGCACACCCGGTAAAGGCGCCCCGCAAGGTAAGCGCGCCTCGGAGGAGCGCCCCGCAAGGGGCGCGGGGCTGTGACATATGGGGCTCCGCCGCATGGGCGCGACCAGCCGCATACGGCCGCAACTATGACGACGGCGGCGACAGAACCAACGCTCAGGCCTGGCCGTCCGCGAGCGCGGACACGGCGGCCTTGGCCGTGGCCTCCACCAGCGAAATCCCCTTCGCCTGCGTCGAGTTGCCGTTCGACAGCGTCGCCACCAGATAGTCGTGCCCGTCGACGGTGACCCGCCCGATGCTGTTGATGTCCCACAGCCCGGTCGTGCTGCGCGCCAGCCACCCGTTCTTCAGGGCCCACTTGGAGCCGTCGGCCGCGGCCGACACCCCCCATTGCTGATCGACCTCGATCTCCCCCATGAGCCCCTGAAGGTACGTCTGCGAGGACTCGCTGAGCTTCGAGTCGTCCCCGAACACCTGCTGGAGCAGGGTGAGTTGATCGGCGGCCGTGGTCTGGGTCAGCCCCCACAGCATGTTGTCGCCGCCCGCGGTGTCCGTGAGTCCGAAGCGCTTGTTCGCGGCGTCGAGCCCCTTCGCCTTGCCGATGATCCGCCACAGCGCCGACGCCGATGTGTTGTCGCTGTTCTCGATCATCGCCGTGGCGTACGTCTTCTCCTGCGCCGTCAGATGCCGGTCCGCGTCCTGCGCCTGGAGCAGCAGCGTGGCCAGGATGTCGACCTTCACGATGCTCGCCGTGTCGAAGGCGGAGTCGCCGTACGTGGCGCTCTCGCCGGAGTCGGTGTCGAGGACCGCGACCGACACCTTCGCGGTGTCCGCCACGGTCACGTCCTTCATCGCCTTGGCGAGAGTTGCGTCCCAGTCAACCGAGGGCTCCGCCACAGGTTCCACCGAGGCCTCCTCGCTGACGGCCGGCGATGTCGAGGACGACGCCGAGGGCGCGGACGACGACGCCGACGACGATACGAGGCCCGGGCCGTCGTGCGCCTGCGCCTTCACGTACACGGTCCCGGCAGCCGTACCGCCCACAAGGACGACGGAGGCCACCAAGGTGTAGAGGATTGGCGTGCGTCGGGAGGGGCGGGCTCGGCGCCCGCGTGCTCTGTGACGGTCCATCCCGCGATGCTGGATGCCGGGCCTGTGTCCGCGGTTAGACGAATGTTAGAGGTGTGTCAGGGAAACCTGAGAAACCGATGAGTCCCGTCACTGCCGGGTTTCCGGGGCCGCACAAGCGCAGCAGCATCCCCCCTATAGGGTCGGGGACCGTGGCGAACAAGAACATTCCCGACTCCGGCTTCTCCGACGACGACGGTTCCGCCGATCCCCGGCTGAGCGCGGCGCTCGCGGCCTGGGCCGAGGACCGCACCGCCGTAGGGCCCGTCCTGGAGGCGCTCACGGGCGCCCGGCTGCTCGTGCCCGTCGTGGCCGTCCTCGGCGAGGTCGAGGAGGACGCGAAGGGGCTGCGCCACGAGAAGACCAGCGACATGGCCGTGCCGACCCTGAAGGCCGGCAGCCGCACCGCGCTGCCCGCCTTCACGTCCACCGAGTCGCTGGCCCGCTGGGACCCCGAGGCCCGCCCCGTCGCCGTACCCCTGCATCAGGCCCTGCAGGCGGCGGCGCACGAGAAGGCCGACACGATCGTGCTCGACATGGCAGGGCCCGTGCCCTACGAGCTGACGGGCTCGGCCCTGCTGGCGCTCGCTGAGGGGCGTACGTCCGCCGACCCGCTCGCCGACCCGGCCGTCGTCGACGCGGTACGGGCCGCGGTCGCCGCCGAGCCCATGGTGCTCCGCGCCCACCTCGGCCCCGGTCAGGCCGACGGCATCCTCGCCCTCGTACTGGACCCGTCCGCCGCCCCGGCCGAGACCGCCCGCGCGCTCGGCGAGCGGCTCGCGGCCGACGAAACGCTGAGGGCCCGCCTGGTGCGCGGCCTCGACCTGGCATTTCTGCCGGCCGGAGCGACGCCGCCGGGCGAGCCCCTCTATGTACGTTCCTGATGTTCTGGCGGTGCGGTCCTAGCCGTAGACCGGGCCCGTGTACTTCTCGCCCGGGCCCTGGCCCGGCTCGTCCGGGACGATCGACGCCTCGCGGAAGGCCAGCTGCAGCGACTTCAGACCGTCGCGCAGCGGCGCCGCGTGGAAGGAGCTGATCTCGGTCGCGCTCGCGTCGAGCAGCCCGGCCAGCGCGGTCACCAGCTTGCGCGCCTCGTCCAGGTCCTTGTGTTCGTCGCCCTCGTCGGTGAGACCGAGCTTCACCGCGGCGGCGCTCATCAGGTTGACGGCGACCGTCACGATCACCTCGACCGCGGGGACCTCGGCGATGTCGCGGGTCATGGTGTCGTAGTCGGGCGTCTGGGGAGGGGTGTCACTCATGCATCACACGATAGGTCGTAGCTGGGAGCGACCCCTACACACCCCTGGTTGGCCGTCTTCTGTACCCGCGGATGCCTTCGGTTAGCCCTGGCTGCCCCGAGCTGCTAACCTTGTGTAACGACCGGCCGGACGCGCCAAGAAGTATGTCAGCGTGCTCGGCCCACAAGTGGAGGCTCCGATCTCCCACCCGACCATCCTCCGGGACGGCGGGTCACCCGGTCAGGCGGCCACCACCGTTCCGTACGGACGGTGGAGTCGCCCGAATGTGCGCCCCGCGGTTCACCGCGGCGGTGCTCCGGTATTCCTTGGAGCCCCGCCTGTGTCCCGTCCGGGGCATTTTTCATGCCCCGCGGTGGTTGGTCCAACTGTCATCAGAGACATACGCGGCTGTCCGCCAGACCGCCGTGTGGTGCTACCGAGGAGGATCCATCAGCACCGAGCCCCGCATCAACGACCGGATTCGCGTTCCCGAAGTGCGACTTGTCGGTCCCAGCGGCGAGCAGGTCGGGATTGTTCCGCTTGCCAAGGCCCTGGAGCTTGCGCAGGAGTACGACCTCGACCTGGTCGAGGTGGCGGCGAACGCACGTCCGCCGGTCTGCAAGCTCATGGACTACGGGAAGTTCAAGTACGAGTCGGCCATGAAGGCCCGTGAGGCGCGCAAGAACCAGGCGCACACGGTCATCAAGGAAATGAAGCTCCGGCCGAAGATCGACCCGCACGACTACGACACCAAAAAGGGTCACGTCGTCCGGTTCCTCAAGCAGGGCGACAAGGTCAAGATCACGATCATGTTCCGTGGTCGCGAGCAGTCCCGGCCCGAGCTGGGCTACCGACTGCTGCAGCGTCTCGCGTCGGACGTCGAGGACCTCGGGTTCATCGAGTCGAACCCGAAGCAGGACGGCCGGAACATGATCATGGTTCTCGGTCCGCACAAGAAGAAGACCGAGGCGATGGCCGAGGCCCGTGAGGCTCAGGCGGCTCGCAAGGCAGAAGCGAAGGCCAACCCGGGCAAGTCGCAGAACGCCGCGGAGACCGACATCGTCGACGAGGACATCGCCGACGAGGCCGAGACCGCCGAGGTCGAGACCGCCGAGGCTCCGGCCGAGGCATCTGCCGAGGCCTGATCCCAGGGCTCACGCCCCGGGATGGCAATCCATACATATGACGTTCCACCGTGCCCGGTTTCACGACCGGGCACCGGAACGCCACTGACGAGGAGAGAACGGCGCTATGCCGAAGAACAAGTCGCACAGCGGTGCCAGCAAGCGCTTCAAGATCACCGGCTCCGGCAAGGTGCTCCGTGAGCGCGCCGGCAAGCGCCACCTGCTCGAGCACAAGTCGTCCCGCGTGACGCGCCGCCTGACCGGCAACGCCGAGATGGCCCCGGGCGACGCCGCGAAGATCAAGAAGCTTCTCGGCAAGTGACGTATCGGCGCCTGATCATTTGATCGCCGCGCGCCGTATGTCTGGACCGGGACCCCATCGATTTCGGGCCGTGTGACGATCACCACGGCCCCGCTACAAGGAGTTAACAAGTGGCACGCGTCAAGCGGGCAGTCAACGCCCACAAGAAGCGCCGGGCGATCCTCGAGGCCGCCTCTGGCTACCGCGGTCAGCGCTCGCGCCTGTACCGCAAGGCCAAGGAGCAGGTCACCCACTCGCTGGTCTACAACTACAACGACCGCAAGAAGCGCAAGGGCGACTTCCGTCAGCTGTGGATCCAGCGCATCAACGCCGCTGCCCGCCAGAACGGCATGACGTACAACCGCCTCATCCAGGGTCTGAAGGCCGCCAACATCGAGGTGGACCGCAAGATCCTCGCGGAGCTGGCCGTCAACGACGCCAACGCGTTCGCCGCGCTCGTCGAGGTCGCGCAGAAGGCGCTGCCGTCGGACGTCAACGCGCCGAAGGCTGCGTGACGCTGCGCTGGCCTTGAGCCGGATGTAGCTGTGGCTGTGGACCCGCTTGCCTCTTGGCTTGCGGGTCCATGTGCGTTTCCGCACGCGCTGCCGCCCAGTACGACCGCGCCGTAGGGGTTTCGGCCGTTCAGTGGCCACCGGTCGATCGTGGCTGGTCGCGCAGTTCCCCGCGCCCCTTACGGGGCGCTGCCACCCGCGACCCCGCCACGCGAGCCCCCTACGTAGCCGGGAGCGCTTCCGCCGTCGCTTCGGCTCGGCGCGGCGGACACCGAACAACCCTCCGTAACCCTCCGAAGGTGAACCCATGGCTGCCGCACCCGAGTTGATCTCCCCGCGCTCGCCTCGCGTCTCTGCCGCGCGGCGGCTGGCGAGGCGGAACTTCCGGGGCAAGGAGCGGCTCTTCCTGGCCGAGGGGCCGCAGGCCGTGCGGGAGGCGGCGGCGCATCGGCCCGACGGCGTCCCCACTCTCGTCGAGCTCTTCGCGACCGTCGAGGCCGCGGAGCGTTACGCCGACATCATCGGGGAGGCCCAAGACGCCGGAGCCCGGGTGCACCTCGCCGAAGAGGACGTGATCGCCGACATCTCGACGACCGTCACCCCGCAGGGGCTCGTCGGGATCTGCCGCTTCCTGGACACCTCGTTCGAGGACATCCTCAAGGCCGGGCCCAAGCTCGTCGCCGTACTCGCGCATGTCCGGGACCCCGGGAACGCCGGGACCGTGCTGCGCTGCGCGGACGCCGCCGGTGCCGAGGCCGTCGTGCTCACCGACGCGTCCGTCGATCTCTACAACCCCAAGGCCGTACGGGCCTCGGTCGGGTCCTTGTTCCATCTGCCCGTTGCCGTCGGTGTGCCCGTCGAGCGGGCCGTCCAGGGGCTCAAGGACGCGGGCGTACGGATTCTCGCGGCGGACGGCGCCGGCGACGACGACCTCGACGACGAACTCGACAAGGGGACCATGGGCGGGCCCACGGCCTGGGTGTTCGGGAACGAGGCGTGGGGGCTTCCGGAGGAGACGCGCGCGCTGGCCGATGCCGTCGTGCGCGTACCGATTCACGGAAAGGCCGAGAGTCTGAACCTGGCCACGGCCGCGGCCGTATGTCTCTACGCATCCGCCCGTGCGCAGCGCGCCTCCGGAGGGTGCCGTTCCGTCACCGACAGCTAGTAGGGTGACGGGCTCGGGGGCCCTCGGCGCCAGACGAGAGGTGGGGTACGGGGATGACTGTCGGCACGAGCGGTGCGCAGAAGGCGCCGCGAGCACGGGACGTGCGCGGCACCACCGCGTCCCCGTCCCGGCGCGGTGATCTCGCCGCCGCGGCCGAAGCCGACCTCGGAGCCGAATCCGGAGTGGACCCCGCGGCCGGGCTCGGAGCGCTGGGCATCGACCCCGACGACCTCCCCGACGGACTCGTCGTCGCCGACGAACACGGCCGGGTGATCTGCTTCAACGCCGCCGCGGCCCGTATCACCGCCGTCCCCGCCTCCGAAGCCCTCGGGCGCCGCCTGGAGTCGGCGCTCCCTTTAGAGGATCTTGAGGGTCGCAGGTGGTGGCAGCTGACCGACCCGTACGGCGGTCTCGCGATCCGCAACGGTCAGCCCGAGCGCAATCTGCTGCTGCACGGAGGCCGTGAGGTCCTCGTCTCGGCGCGCTATGTGCGGACGAAGCCCACCGGTCCCGTCCACCGCGTGGTCGTCTCACTGCGCGACACCGAGGCCCGCCGCCGCACCGAGCGCAGCCACGCCGAGCTGATCGCCACGGTCGCCCATGAACTGCGCTCGCCGCTCACCTCGGTCAAGGGCTTCACGGCCACCCTGCTCGCCAAGTGGGAACGCTTCACCGACGACCAGAAGAAGCTCATGCTGGAGACCGTCGACGCCGACGCGAACCGTGTGACGCGGCTCATCGCCGAGCTGCTCGACATCTCCCGCATCGACTCCGGGCGCCTCGAAGTGCGCCGCCAGCCCGTCGACATCGGCGCGGCCGTCGGCCGTCACATCCAGGCGTACGTCACCTCGGGCCAGCCCGCCGACCGCTTCCTGCTGCGCATCGAGCAGCCGCTGCCCGCGCTGTGGGCCGACCCCGACAAGATCGACCAGGTGCTCAGCAACCTGCTCGAAAATGCCGTGCGCCACGGCGAGGGAACCGTCACCATCGACGTCACGCCCTCGGCGTCACCGCGTGAGCGGGACGACGATCAAAACGCTGTCAACGCTGCTACGTCGGTCACCGTGAGCGACGAGGGCACCGGCATCCCGGAGGAATCCATGAACCGCGTCTTCACCCGCTTCTGGCGGGGCAGCAAGCGCGGCGGGACCGGTCTCGGGCTCTACATCGTCAAGGGCATCGTCGAGGCCCACGGCGGCAGCATCACGGTCGGCCGCGCCCCCGGCGGCGGCGCCGAGTTCCGATTTACGTTGCCCGTGGGCACCCCGGCGTATCTCCAGTAGCGCCGAACAGGCCCCACGGGCGCATTCGTACCGGGGCCTCCCGTGGACACCAGTCCGGGGCAGGGCCCCACCCCCGTTAGACTCGGCCTTTGGCACCTTTGCGTCCCCGTTTCACGTTTCAGGGACGATGCGCGTCCCCCGAGTCGGGACGGGGACCATCCGCCAGCCAACCGGAAGCACGGGAAGAGATGTCGGCACCGAATAAGTCGTACGACCCTGTAGAGGTCGAGGCCTTGAAACCGGAAGAGATCGAGCGCATGCGGGACGAGGCGCTCGCCGCCTTCGCGGCCGCCGGTGACCTCGACGCGCTCCAGGAGGCCAAGGTCGCCCACACCGGCGGCACCTCGCCGCTGGCCCTCGCCAACCGCGAGATCGGCGCCCTGCCCCCGCACGCCAAGGCCGCCGCCGGCAAGGTGGTCGGCCAGGCCCGCGGCGCGGTCAACAAGGCCCTCGCCACCCGCCAGGCCGAGCTGGAGGCCGAGCGCGACGCCCGGGTGCTGGTCGAGGAGGCGGTGGACGTCACGCTGCCCTACGACCGTGTACCGGCCGGCGCCCGCCACCCGCTGACCACGTTCATGGAGCGTGTCGCGGACGTCTTCGTGTCCATGGGATACGAGGTCGCCGAGGGCCCCGAGGTCGAGGCGGAGTGGCTCAACTTCGACGCCCTGAACTTCACGCCCGACCACCCGGCCCGGCAGATGCAGGACACCTTCTTCGTCCAGGGGCCCACGGGCGACCACGGCGAGTCCGGTGTCGTGCTGCGCACCCACACCTCCCCGGTGCAGGCCCGCGCCATGCTCGACCGTGAGCCGCCCGTCTACATCGTGTGCCCCGGCCGCGTGTACCGCACGGACGAGCTGGACGCCACGCACACCCCGGTCTTCCACCAGATCGAGCTCCTCGCCGTCGACGAGGGCCTGACCATGGCCGACCTCAAGGGCACCCTCGACCACATGGTCCAGTCGCTCTTCGGCGCCGACATGAAGACCCGGCTGCGCCCGGCCTACTTCCCCTTCACCGAGCCGTCCGCCGAGATGGACATGCTCTGCTACGTCTGCAAGGGCGAGTCCGTCGGCAACCCCGACCGCCCCTGCCGGACCTGCTCGTCCGAGGGCTGGATCGAGCTGGGCGGCTGCGGCATGGTCAACCCGCGGGTGCTGGTCGCCTGTGGCGTCGACCCGGAGAAGTACAGCGGATTCGCCTTCGGGTTCGGCATCGAGCGGATGCTGATGTTCCGCCACAACGTCGAAGACATGCGAGACATGGTCGAGGGTGACGTCCGGTTCACCCGGCCGTTCGGGATGGAGATCTGATGCGGGTCCCGCTTTCTTGGCTGCGGGAGTACGTCGACCTGCCGGCGACGGAGACCGGCCGCGACGTCCAGGCCAAGCTCATTTCGGCAGGCCTTGAGGTCGAGACCGTCGAGCACCTCGGCGCCGACCTCAAGGGCCCCCTGGTCGTCGGCCAGGTGCTGACCATCGAGGAGCTGACGGAGTTCAAGAAGCCCATCCGCTTCTGCACCGTCGACGTCGGCACCGCCAACGGCACCGGTGAGCCCCAGGAGATCGTCTGCGGCGCCCGCAACTTCGCCGTCGGCGACAAGGTCGTCGTGGTGCTGCCGGGCGCCGTCCTGCCCGGCAACTTCGCGATCGCCGCGCGCAAGACGTACGGCAAGACCTCGCACGGCATGATCTGCTCCGGCGACGAGCTGGGCATGGGCGACGACGGCAGCGGCGGCATCATCGTCCTGCCGCCCGAGCACGAGGTCGGCACCGACGCCATCGAGCTGCTCCAGCTCGTCGACGAGGTCCTCGACATCGCCGTCACGCCCGACCGTGGCTACGCCCTGTCGATCCGCGGCGTGGCCCGCGAGGCCGCCACCGCGTACGGCCTGCCGCTGCGCGACCCCGCGCTGCTCGACGTACCGGCCCCGAACGCCTTCGGCTACCCGGTGCAGATCTCCGACCCGATGGGCTGCGACCGCTTCACCGCGCGCACGGTGACGGGTCTCGACCCCGAGGCACACTCCCCGATCTGGCTCAAGCGCCGCCTGCAGAAGGCGGGCATGCGCCCGATCTCGCTCGCCGTCGACATCACCAACTACGTGATGCTGGAGCTGGGCCAGCCGCTGCACGCGTACGACCGCACCCGCGTCCAGGGCGCGATCGGCGTGCGCCGGGCCGGGCAGGGCGAGAAGCTCACCACCCTGGACGGCGTCAAGCGCACGCTCGACGCCGAGGACCTGGTGATCACCGACGACCGCGGCCCCATCGGCCTCGCGGGCGTCATGGGCGGTGCCAACACCGAGATCGACGACACCGAGGGCACCACCACCGAGGTCGTCATCGAGGCCGCGCACTTCGACGCGCTCTCCATCGCCCGCACCGCCCGCCGTCACAAGCTGGCCTCCGAGGCGTCCAAGCGCTTCGAGCGCGGCGTCGACCCGCAGGCCGCGTCCGCCGCCGCCCAGCGCACGGTCGACCTCCTCGTGCTCCTCGCCGGCGGCACCGCCGACGCCGGGGTCACCGAGGTCATCGCGCCCTCCGCGCCGCACACCATCACCATCCCGGCGAACCACCCGGACAAGGTGGCCGGTGTCGACTACGGCCGCGAGACCGTCGTACGCCGTCTCCAGCAGGTCGGCTGCGACGTCTACGGGCAGGACGAGCTGATCGTCACCGTGCCGTCCTGGCGGCCCGACCTGACCGACCCGAACGACCTGGCCGAAGAGGTCATCCGCCTGGAGGGCTACGAGAACCTGCCCTCCACGCTCCCCAAGCCCCCCGCGGGCCGGGGCCTCACCGACCGGCAGCGGCTGCACCGCCGTTTCGGCCGCGCGCTGGCCGGTGCCGGATACGTCGAGGCGCTGAACTACCCGTTCATCGGCGAGCACGTCTTCGACCAGCTCGGCCTGGCCGCCGACGACCCGAAGCGCAAGGTCGTCAAGCTGGTCAACCCGCTCTCCGACGAGGAGCCCGCGCTCCGTACGACGCTGCTGCCGGGCCTGCTTCACGCCCTGCGCCGCAACGACGGCCGCGGCAGCCACGACCTCGCGCTCTTCGAGACGGGCCTGGTCTTCCAGCCGCAGGACGAACTGCGCGTCGCGGGCCGGCTGCCCGTCGACCGCCGTCCCACCGACGAGGAGATCGCGTCCCTCACGGCCGCGCTCCCCGTCCAGCCCCGGCACGCCGCCGTCGTCCTCGCGGGCGCCCGTGAGCAGGCCGGCTGGTGGGGCAAGGGCCGCCCGGCCGACTGGGCCGACGCGATCGAGGCCGCGCGCTCCCTGGCCCGCGAGGC containing:
- the pheT gene encoding phenylalanine--tRNA ligase subunit beta encodes the protein MRVPLSWLREYVDLPATETGRDVQAKLISAGLEVETVEHLGADLKGPLVVGQVLTIEELTEFKKPIRFCTVDVGTANGTGEPQEIVCGARNFAVGDKVVVVLPGAVLPGNFAIAARKTYGKTSHGMICSGDELGMGDDGSGGIIVLPPEHEVGTDAIELLQLVDEVLDIAVTPDRGYALSIRGVAREAATAYGLPLRDPALLDVPAPNAFGYPVQISDPMGCDRFTARTVTGLDPEAHSPIWLKRRLQKAGMRPISLAVDITNYVMLELGQPLHAYDRTRVQGAIGVRRAGQGEKLTTLDGVKRTLDAEDLVITDDRGPIGLAGVMGGANTEIDDTEGTTTEVVIEAAHFDALSIARTARRHKLASEASKRFERGVDPQAASAAAQRTVDLLVLLAGGTADAGVTEVIAPSAPHTITIPANHPDKVAGVDYGRETVVRRLQQVGCDVYGQDELIVTVPSWRPDLTDPNDLAEEVIRLEGYENLPSTLPKPPAGRGLTDRQRLHRRFGRALAGAGYVEALNYPFIGEHVFDQLGLAADDPKRKVVKLVNPLSDEEPALRTTLLPGLLHALRRNDGRGSHDLALFETGLVFQPQDELRVAGRLPVDRRPTDEEIASLTAALPVQPRHAAVVLAGAREQAGWWGKGRPADWADAIEAARSLAREAGTELLVRSGQYGPWHPGRCAELAVVVDGTEKVIGYAGELHPGVLKTLGLPVRTCAMELDLDALEQASAGVPKGPKISTFPVATQDVALVVDKTLPHTDVEAALREGAGELLESIRLFDVYENSEQLGEDKKSLAYALRFRADDRTLTVDEASAARDAAVALAAERTGAVLRG